One stretch of Maylandia zebra isolate NMK-2024a linkage group LG13, Mzebra_GT3a, whole genome shotgun sequence DNA includes these proteins:
- the LOC143421738 gene encoding uncharacterized protein LOC143421738, producing MSKTRSGREQAAKASDHAEDRPEAPPHDMNRTVELENEVSKLKSDVAKLTSKLDDIEGRQRRCNARIVGVKEGFENTGKPTAAIATMLKDILGLDFTPMLDRAHRSLGQQGNSPRAIVVKFHYYQDKEEVFRRAAKSQPLLLQDMKISIFPDFTAMVAKKRAAFMEAKRLLRGWR from the exons ATGAGCAAAACTAGATCGGGGAGAGAGCAGGCCGCAAAAGCCTCGGACCATGCTGAGGACAGACCGGAGGCACCACCCCATGACATGA ACCGGACAGTGGAGTTGGAAAACGAGGTTAGCAAGCTGAAATCGGACGTTGCTAAGTTGACCAGCAAGTTGGACGACATCGAGGGGCGACAACGCCGGTGCAATGCACGCATTGTAGGGGTGAAGGAGGGCTTTGAAAACACCGGGAAACCTACGGCAGCTATTGCTACAATGCTGAAAGACATACTGGGCCTCGACTTTACTCCGATGCTGGACCGCGCTCATCGAAGCTTGGGTCAACAGGGAAACTCCCCCAGGGCAATCGTGGTGAAGTTTCACTATTACCAAGACAAGGAAGAGGTGTTCCGAAGGGCCGCCAAGTCGCAGCCGTTGCTGCTGCAGGACATGAAGATAAGCATTTTTCCTGATTTTACAGCAATGGTGGCAAAGAAACGAGCTGCTTTTATGGAGGCTAAACGTTTGCTCCGAGGCTGGCGTTAA
- the acss1 gene encoding acetyl-coenzyme A synthetase 2-like, mitochondrial isoform X1: MAARSRGSGLFWAALSRRRAPGPSRCLSYQPHAPAPGTWSTELSRLSHGDLYRLSVTDPDRFWGAAAADRLRWVEPFHRVRDCDLSSGRIGWFLGGKLNVSVNCLDVHVEKHPDRVALIWEQDEPGTEVKVTYRELLETTCRLANALKSHGINKGDRVAIYMPVSPLAVAAMLACARIGAVHTVVFAGFSSDALAGRIQDAGCKAVITFNEGVRGGRVIQLKATVDAAVKTCPSVQHVFVCQRTETPVVMGERDVQLEEAMSSQPAVCAPEALDSEDLLFLLYTSGSTGKPKGVVHTQAGYLLYASLTLQHVFDYRDGDVFGCVADVGWITGHSYVVYGPLCNGATTVLFESTPVYPNPGRYWETVERLRISQFYGAPTALRLLLKYGESWVKKYDRSSLRTLGSVGEPINHEAWHWFHSVVGEGRCPLVDTWWQTETGGVCIAPRPADEGAPIVPAMAMRPFFGIQPVLMGEKGEQLSGNDITGALCISQPWPGIARSIYGDHQRFVDTYFKPYPGFYFSGDGAYRSEDGFYQITGRMDDVINVSGHRLGTAEIEDALDEHPAVPETAVIGIPHDIKGEVPFAFVVLKEDLSDDAPAVLQQLRDLVATKIAKYAVPEHFLVVTRLPKTRSGKIMRRILRKVAMETTEDLGDVSTLDDPSVVKEIIEAHEAYRKQRQEEKKK; the protein is encoded by the exons ATGGCCGCGCGCAGCAGGGGGTCCGGGCTCTTCTGGGCCGCGCTGAGCCGCCGCAGGGCTCCGGGACCCAGCAGGTGTCTGTCCTACCAGCCTCACGCTCCTGCCCCCGGGACCTGGAGCACCGAGCTGTCCCGGCTCTCCCACGGGGACCTGTACCGCCTCTCCGTCACGGACCCGGATCGGTTCTGGGGGGCCGCCGCCGCCGACAGGCTCCGCTGGGTGGAACCGTTCCACCGGGTCCGGGATTGCGACCTGAGCAGCGGGAGGATCGGCTGGTTCCTGGGAGGAAAGCTCAACGTGTCCG tgaACTGCCTGGATGTCCACGTGGAAAAACATCCGGACCGAGTGGCTCTGATCTGGGAACAAGATGAACCCGGCACTGAGGTGAAGGTCACCTACAG GGAGCTGCTGGAGACAACTTGCCGCCTTGCCAACGCCCTGAAGAGTCACGGGATCAACAAAGGTGACCGAGTGGCCATTTATATGCCCGTGTCTCCGCTGGCGGTGGCAGCCATGTTGGCGTGTGCCCGTATCGGTGCGGTGCACACCGTGGTGTTTGCCGGATTCAGCTCTGATGCTCTAGCAGGAAGGATCCAAGATG CTGGCTGTAAAGCTGTGATCACCTTTAATGAAGGTGTGAGAGGAGGCCGGGTCATCCAGCTCAAAGCCACCGTGGACGCCGCGGTAAAGACCTGTCCCTCCGTCCAGCACGTCTTCGTCTGTCAGAGGACTGAGACGCCGGTGGTGATGGGAGAGAGGGACGTCCAGCTGGAGGAG GCGATGTCCTCTCAGCCGGCCGTCTGTGCCCCCGAGGCTCTCGACAGCGAGGACCTCCTCTTCCTGCTCTACACGTCGGGCAGCACGGGCAAACCGAAGGGCGTCGTCCACACACAGGCGGGATACCTGCTGTACGCATCCCTGACACTCCAG CACGTGTTTGATTACCGGGACGGCGACGTGTTCGGCTGCGTGGCAGACGTCGGCTGGATTACGGGACACAGCTACGTGGTGTATGGCCCGCTGTGCAACGGCGCCACCACCGTCCTGTTTGAGAGCACACCTGTTTATCCAAATCCAG GCAGGTACTGGGAAACCGTCGAGCGTCTGAGGATCAGCCAGTTTTACGGCGCTCCGACAGCTTTGCGACTGCTTCTGAAGTACGGCGAGAGCTGGGTGAAGAAGTACGACCGCTCGTCTCTGAGGACGCTCGGATCAG TGGGAGAGCCCATTAACCACGAGGCCTGGCACTGGTTTCACAGTGTTGTGGGAGAGGGGCGGTGCCCTTTAGTGGACACCTGGTGGCAGACAG AGACCGGCGGAGTCTGCATCGCCCCACGCCCGGCTGACGAAGGAGCGCCCATCGTTCCAGCGATGGCCATGAGGCCGTTTTTTGGTATCCAGCCCGTCCTGATGGGAGAGAAG GGCGAGCAGCTGTCAGGTAACGACATCACCGGAGCGCTGTGCATCAGTCAGCCATGGCCGGGGATTGCTCGGAGCATCTACGGCGACCACCAGAGATTCGTCGACACGTATTTCAAACCGTATCCTG GGTTTTACTTCAGCGGCGATGGAGCCTACCGCTCAGAGGACGGTTTCTACCAGATAACGGGCCGCATGGATGATGTCATCAATGTGAGCGGTCACCGCCTCGGCACGGCTGAGATCGAGGACGCTCTG GACGAACATCCAGCTGTTCCAGAAACAGCTGTCATAGGAATCCCACATGACATCAAGGGAGAAG TGCCTTTTGCCTTCGTGGTTTTAAAGGAGGACCTCAGTGATGACGCTCCCGCCGTGCTGCAGCAGCTCAGAGACCTCGTCGCCACCAAGATCGCCAAATACGCCGTCCCCGAGCACTTCctg GTGGTGACGCGGCTGCCGAAGACCCGCTCAGGTAAGATCATGAGGCGGATCCTGAGGAAGGTTGCCATGGAAACAACTGAGGATCTCGGCGACGTGTCGACTTTGGACGACCCGTCCGTTGTCAAGGAGATCATAGAGGCCCACGAAGCgtacagaaagcagagacaggaggagaagaagaagtag
- the acss1 gene encoding acetyl-coenzyme A synthetase 2-like, mitochondrial isoform X2, with translation MPVSPLAVAAMLACARIGAVHTVVFAGFSSDALAGRIQDAGCKAVITFNEGVRGGRVIQLKATVDAAVKTCPSVQHVFVCQRTETPVVMGERDVQLEEAMSSQPAVCAPEALDSEDLLFLLYTSGSTGKPKGVVHTQAGYLLYASLTLQHVFDYRDGDVFGCVADVGWITGHSYVVYGPLCNGATTVLFESTPVYPNPGRYWETVERLRISQFYGAPTALRLLLKYGESWVKKYDRSSLRTLGSVGEPINHEAWHWFHSVVGEGRCPLVDTWWQTETGGVCIAPRPADEGAPIVPAMAMRPFFGIQPVLMGEKGEQLSGNDITGALCISQPWPGIARSIYGDHQRFVDTYFKPYPGFYFSGDGAYRSEDGFYQITGRMDDVINVSGHRLGTAEIEDALDEHPAVPETAVIGIPHDIKGEVPFAFVVLKEDLSDDAPAVLQQLRDLVATKIAKYAVPEHFLVVTRLPKTRSGKIMRRILRKVAMETTEDLGDVSTLDDPSVVKEIIEAHEAYRKQRQEEKKK, from the exons ATGCCCGTGTCTCCGCTGGCGGTGGCAGCCATGTTGGCGTGTGCCCGTATCGGTGCGGTGCACACCGTGGTGTTTGCCGGATTCAGCTCTGATGCTCTAGCAGGAAGGATCCAAGATG CTGGCTGTAAAGCTGTGATCACCTTTAATGAAGGTGTGAGAGGAGGCCGGGTCATCCAGCTCAAAGCCACCGTGGACGCCGCGGTAAAGACCTGTCCCTCCGTCCAGCACGTCTTCGTCTGTCAGAGGACTGAGACGCCGGTGGTGATGGGAGAGAGGGACGTCCAGCTGGAGGAG GCGATGTCCTCTCAGCCGGCCGTCTGTGCCCCCGAGGCTCTCGACAGCGAGGACCTCCTCTTCCTGCTCTACACGTCGGGCAGCACGGGCAAACCGAAGGGCGTCGTCCACACACAGGCGGGATACCTGCTGTACGCATCCCTGACACTCCAG CACGTGTTTGATTACCGGGACGGCGACGTGTTCGGCTGCGTGGCAGACGTCGGCTGGATTACGGGACACAGCTACGTGGTGTATGGCCCGCTGTGCAACGGCGCCACCACCGTCCTGTTTGAGAGCACACCTGTTTATCCAAATCCAG GCAGGTACTGGGAAACCGTCGAGCGTCTGAGGATCAGCCAGTTTTACGGCGCTCCGACAGCTTTGCGACTGCTTCTGAAGTACGGCGAGAGCTGGGTGAAGAAGTACGACCGCTCGTCTCTGAGGACGCTCGGATCAG TGGGAGAGCCCATTAACCACGAGGCCTGGCACTGGTTTCACAGTGTTGTGGGAGAGGGGCGGTGCCCTTTAGTGGACACCTGGTGGCAGACAG AGACCGGCGGAGTCTGCATCGCCCCACGCCCGGCTGACGAAGGAGCGCCCATCGTTCCAGCGATGGCCATGAGGCCGTTTTTTGGTATCCAGCCCGTCCTGATGGGAGAGAAG GGCGAGCAGCTGTCAGGTAACGACATCACCGGAGCGCTGTGCATCAGTCAGCCATGGCCGGGGATTGCTCGGAGCATCTACGGCGACCACCAGAGATTCGTCGACACGTATTTCAAACCGTATCCTG GGTTTTACTTCAGCGGCGATGGAGCCTACCGCTCAGAGGACGGTTTCTACCAGATAACGGGCCGCATGGATGATGTCATCAATGTGAGCGGTCACCGCCTCGGCACGGCTGAGATCGAGGACGCTCTG GACGAACATCCAGCTGTTCCAGAAACAGCTGTCATAGGAATCCCACATGACATCAAGGGAGAAG TGCCTTTTGCCTTCGTGGTTTTAAAGGAGGACCTCAGTGATGACGCTCCCGCCGTGCTGCAGCAGCTCAGAGACCTCGTCGCCACCAAGATCGCCAAATACGCCGTCCCCGAGCACTTCctg GTGGTGACGCGGCTGCCGAAGACCCGCTCAGGTAAGATCATGAGGCGGATCCTGAGGAAGGTTGCCATGGAAACAACTGAGGATCTCGGCGACGTGTCGACTTTGGACGACCCGTCCGTTGTCAAGGAGATCATAGAGGCCCACGAAGCgtacagaaagcagagacaggaggagaagaagaagtag